The nucleotide window TCGGCCTTGCCTTCCCCGCCCAGCAACGGCAACAGCCACGCGAACACGCGCCCGGCCAGCGCGCCGACCAGAAGGCCGCCGCCGAGCGCGATTCCGAACGCGCGCAGCGCGGCCGTGGCCGACACGTTGGCGGCATCGCCCGTGATCGCCGCGATCAGCACGCCGGCAATGGCAATGGCGGCCGCGTCGTTGAGCAGGCTCTCGCCTTCCACGAGGCGCACGAGCCGCTCGGGCGCGCCCACTTCGCGGAATACGGCCAGCACGGCCGAAGGATCGGTCGTCGCGATCATCGCGCCGAGCAGGAGGCCGTCGGCGAGCGGACCCAGGCCCGTGAGCCGGACCGCGCCGCCCACCACGCCGGTCGCGACAAACACGGCCACCACGGCGAGCAGCAGAATGGGCGCGGCGTCGCCGAGCATTTCGCGCACGTTCACGCTGAGCGCGGCCTGAAATAGCAGCGGCGGCAGGAAGATCCACAAGTACGCCTCGGGCGGCAGCCGAGGCGCCAGCGCGGGTATCACGAAGTTCGCGGAGAGCGCAGGCCAGGCCTCACCGCTCACGAGATAGATGCCGCCGAGCGTGAAACCCCACGCGGCAAGCAAAACCGATTCGGAAATCGACCAGCGCAGGCTCACCGCCTGGACGAGCGCGATACTCGCCAGCAGAAAGCCGCTCAGCAGAAGGACGTGGATGACCATGGCGTGCGACCGTCACGGCGCCGGCAGCCACACCACCGTCAACGACCTCACCCCTTGTGCACCCTGAATCAGCACGCCTTCGATATCGGCCGTCGCGGACGGCCCCGTGACGAGCGCCGCGTAGCGCGCGCCGCGAAAATCGTCGCGCCGGTACGCGTCCTGCAAGCCCGCCACTAGTTGCGCAGGATCGAGCAGCACCACGAGATGCTGCACGATATAGCCAAGCGCGTTCACCACATATTCGCGCTCGCTCAGCCACAACGAGCCCGTTTCCGCCACACCGAAGCGCGCGCGCACCACGCCCACGTCGACGTCTTCGAGCGAGGCCGGTTTCGTGGCGGCGCTGATCTCGCGCGTACCCTGCACCTCCGGCGTCGCCGACGCGATGCGCGCCTCGCTGCCAAAGCGGCGCAAAATCATGGCGCGCACGTCGGCCGCGCTTTGCACCTGCGTTTCGCTGCCGCCCATCAGTTTGAGCGCGGCGCCAAAGCGCTCGCGCAGATCGCCGGCGGGCGCGTCGAACAGCGGCACCTCGGGCAGCGGTTCGTGCGCGGGCTGCGCGGCGCGCACGCGCGCGAGAAACGCCTCACGATCCGCCATCGCCGCCTCCCTTGCGGTTTTTCCGGTACCACGCATGGAACGTGGTGTGCGGCACGTGCGGCAGATCGCGCTGTTTGCCCCAGATATTGAGCGGGTTGTAGAGCATGAAGTTGGGCAAGCGACGCAACGCGCCCTCGAGTGACTTCACCGTGCCTCGATAAAGCGTCGGACTACCGAGCAATCGGCCAGCCATCTTCAGCACTTCCTGCTTCACGAACGGTACTTCGTGCTGTGCCGCGATGACTTGCCGCCACTGGTAGATCTGCTCGTGAATATTGATCTTCACAGGGCACACATTCGTGCAGCTGCCGTTGAGCGTCGAAGCGAACGGCAACGCGCTGAAGCGCTTGAGGTCGAAGGTTGGATTGATGATCGCGCCGATTGGCCCCGCGTAGGTGCTGCCGTACGAGAGGCCGCCGCTGCGCCGGTACACGGGACACGTATTCATGCAAGCGCCGCACCGAATGCACTTGAGCGAGTACCAGAACTCGGGCATGGCCAGCCGCTCGGAACGCCCGTTGTCGACGAGCACGAAGTGCATTTCGGCACCGGGCCGGGGCGCGCGGAAATGCGAGGTGTATTGCGTGATCGGCGAGCCGAGCGCGCTGCGCGAGAGCATGCGCACAAATACGCCGAGATCGGAAAGGCGCGGAATCAGCTTCTCGATGCCCATTGAGACGATGTGCAGCGGCGGCACGTTGGCGGAAAGGTCCGCGTTGCCCTCGTTGGTGCACACCACCACCGTACCCGTTTCGGCCACCGCAAAATTGCAGCCGGTCATGCCCGCCGTTTTCTCGCGCACGAACCACGGCCGCGTATTCATGCGCTGGCTTTCCGCCAGATAGTGAATGTCGTTGTTGTGCGGGTCCGTGCCGATGGTGCGGCCGAACACTTCGGCCACGTCGTCGCGCAGCTTGTGCACGGCGGGCACGACGATATGGCTCGGCGGCTGCTTGTCGAGTTGCTGGATGCGCTCGCCAAGGTCGGTCTCCATCACCGAAATGCCGCGCGATTCCAGATACGGGCGCATTTCGCACTCGTCGGTGAGCATCGACTTGCTCTTCACGAGCGCGGTCATGCCGCGTTCGCTCAGAATGCGATAAACGATTTCGTTGTGCTCCTCGGCCGTATCTGCGAAATGGACCTGTACGCCATTGGCCTGCGCCGTGCGCGTGAAATGGTCGAGGTAGTCGGCGAGATGCGAGAGCGTATGCGCCTTGATTTGCGAGGCGAGCGTGCGCAGCATTTCCCATTCGGGAATGGCATGAGCCTGGGCGTCGCGCTTCGAGCGCAAATCCCAAAGACGCTTGTCGTGGAAAGCCACATGCTCGGGCCGCGAGAGAAACGCGCCAGCGAGCTTCGCGTGTTCGACTCGCTTCATTCGCGCGCTCCGTTGAGCACCTGGGCAATATGAATGAAACGGATGTCCGCGCTCATGCGTTCGGCGCAGCCCTGCTGGTGCATGAGGCAGGACATGTCGGCGGAAACGATGTATTGCGCGCCCGCGCTCACGTGATCGACCACCTTGTCCTGGCCCATGCGCACCGACACCGCCTCTTCGGTCACGGCGAACGTGCCGCCAAAACCGCAGCATTCGTCGGGGCGCGCCGGCTTCACGAACTCGATGCCCTTCACATGTTCGAGCAGCGCAAGCGGCTTTGAGAACACCGGGCCTGCGATTTCCGAAACGGACGCTTCCTTCAAATGGCGCAGTGCGCTGCAGCTATTGTGCAAACCTACGCGCCAGGGAAATTCGGCCCAGGGAAATTCGCGCGCGCCCAGCACGTCGTGCAGGAACTCGACGAGTTCATACGTGCTCTCGCGCACCTTGCGCACGGCGTCGGTCTGCTCAATCGCGGTGAAGTGGTCGCGCACGTGATTCACGCAACTTGCCGAAGGCCCGACGATATAGTCGTAGCCCGCGAAGGCGCGCGCGTACACCCGCTCCGCGCCGACTGCCTCGGCCTGCGCGCCGCTGTTGGCCATGGGCTGGCCACAGCAGGTTTGATCGAGCGGATAGTCGACCTCGCAGCCGAAGCGCTCCAGCAGTTCCAGTGTGGCGATTGCCACCTCGGGGTAGAACGCGTCGATGAAGCAAGGGACGAACAAGGCAACTTTCATGCGTGGGCTCACACGAAAAGCGGACCCGAACATTCTACTGCCGAACGGCACGCTCGGCGCACGAAGCGTGCACGCGCCCTGGGTTGCCGCGGCGCATCATGCGCTGCGGCTCCTGGTTTAAAAGTTGTGGCGAATGCCCGCGATCACCGCGAGCTGCTTGTCGGTGGCCGAATTCACGAGATTCGGGATCTGCGCCAGGTTCTGCGTCGCGCCGCTCGCCGCATCGATCCCAAGCCCTGCCCCCGACGACTTCTGCCCAATCGCC belongs to Paraburkholderia flagellata and includes:
- a CDS encoding LutC/YkgG family protein, with translation MADREAFLARVRAAQPAHEPLPEVPLFDAPAGDLRERFGAALKLMGGSETQVQSAADVRAMILRRFGSEARIASATPEVQGTREISAATKPASLEDVDVGVVRARFGVAETGSLWLSEREYVVNALGYIVQHLVVLLDPAQLVAGLQDAYRRDDFRGARYAALVTGPSATADIEGVLIQGAQGVRSLTVVWLPAP
- a CDS encoding lactate utilization protein B, coding for MKRVEHAKLAGAFLSRPEHVAFHDKRLWDLRSKRDAQAHAIPEWEMLRTLASQIKAHTLSHLADYLDHFTRTAQANGVQVHFADTAEEHNEIVYRILSERGMTALVKSKSMLTDECEMRPYLESRGISVMETDLGERIQQLDKQPPSHIVVPAVHKLRDDVAEVFGRTIGTDPHNNDIHYLAESQRMNTRPWFVREKTAGMTGCNFAVAETGTVVVCTNEGNADLSANVPPLHIVSMGIEKLIPRLSDLGVFVRMLSRSALGSPITQYTSHFRAPRPGAEMHFVLVDNGRSERLAMPEFWYSLKCIRCGACMNTCPVYRRSGGLSYGSTYAGPIGAIINPTFDLKRFSALPFASTLNGSCTNVCPVKINIHEQIYQWRQVIAAQHEVPFVKQEVLKMAGRLLGSPTLYRGTVKSLEGALRRLPNFMLYNPLNIWGKQRDLPHVPHTTFHAWYRKNRKGGGDGGS
- a CDS encoding (Fe-S)-binding protein, producing MKVALFVPCFIDAFYPEVAIATLELLERFGCEVDYPLDQTCCGQPMANSGAQAEAVGAERVYARAFAGYDYIVGPSASCVNHVRDHFTAIEQTDAVRKVRESTYELVEFLHDVLGAREFPWAEFPWRVGLHNSCSALRHLKEASVSEIAGPVFSKPLALLEHVKGIEFVKPARPDECCGFGGTFAVTEEAVSVRMGQDKVVDHVSAGAQYIVSADMSCLMHQQGCAERMSADIRFIHIAQVLNGARE